The Euphorbia lathyris chromosome 3, ddEupLath1.1, whole genome shotgun sequence genome contains a region encoding:
- the LOC136222614 gene encoding E3 ubiquitin-protein ligase RSL1-like has protein sequence MDTKRKAKNTVTTCVICLDKTDVDRIFSVNGCRHRYCFTCMKKHVKVKLFQGMVPKCPHSGCNSELSVEGCSKFLTSKLREMMRHRLKEASIPVKDRVYCPYPRCSALMSKKDIVGSGATYSRRCLECRRFFCINCKVPWHSNMTCDVYKGLHPAGDDVKLKSLASRKLWRQCKKCSHMIELAQGCYHITCRCGFEFCYKCGAERRDKKATCSCPLWDEHYIWVH, from the exons ATGGACACCAAAAGAAAGGCCAAGAACACTGTTACTACTTGTGTTATCTGCTTAGACAAAACTGATGTTGATCGCATATTTTCAGTTAACGGATGCCGCCATCGTTACTGCTTCACCTGTATGAAAAAGCATGTCAAAGTCAAGTTGTTTCAGGGCATGGTTCCTAAATGTCCTCATTCAGGATGCAACTCTGAGCTTTCTGTTGAGGGTTGTAGCAAGTTCTTGACATCTAAATTAAGAGAGATGATGCGCCATAGATTAAAAGAAGCTTCTATTCCTGTTAAAGACAGAGTTTACTGCCCATATCCTCGTTGCTCGGCATTGATGTCAAAAAAAGATATTGTTGGTTCTGGAGCTACTTATTCTCGGAGATGCTTGGAATGTCGTCGCTTTTTCTGTATCAATTGCAAGGTCCCTTGGCATAGTAACATGACATGTGATGTTTACAAAGGGTTGCATCCGGCGGGAGATGATGTGAAATTGAAGAGTCTGGCTAGTAGGAAGCTATGGCGGCAGTGTAAGAAATGTAGCCATATGATTGAGCTTGCTCAAGGTTGCTATCACATCACTTGCAG ATGTGGTTTTGAGTTTTGCTATAAATGTGGAGCTGAGCGGAGGGATAAAAAGGCAACGTGTTCTTGTCCACTATGGGATGAACATTATATATGGGTTCACTAA